A genomic window from Microbacterium sp. H1-D42 includes:
- the pth gene encoding aminoacyl-tRNA hydrolase produces MASTWLIVGLGNPGPRYAATRHNIGQMVLDELADRRNERFREHKAGARVIETWLRPGGDKLVLAKPNSFMNVSGTPVAALARFYSVEPEHVVVVHDELDIPFDSIRLKIGGGHGGHNGVRDVALALTTAEFPRVRVGVGRPPGRQDPADWVLSPFGSAEQKTLPILISDAADAVEQLVGDGLLTAQQKHHAPRG; encoded by the coding sequence ATGGCGTCCACGTGGCTGATCGTGGGGCTCGGCAATCCGGGACCCCGCTACGCGGCGACCCGGCACAACATCGGTCAGATGGTGCTCGATGAGCTCGCCGACCGCCGCAATGAGCGATTCCGCGAGCACAAGGCCGGCGCGCGCGTCATCGAAACCTGGCTCCGCCCAGGCGGCGACAAACTGGTGCTGGCCAAGCCCAACTCGTTCATGAACGTCTCCGGCACCCCTGTCGCAGCACTGGCGCGCTTCTACTCCGTCGAACCGGAGCACGTGGTCGTCGTGCACGACGAGCTGGACATCCCGTTCGACAGCATCCGACTCAAGATCGGCGGCGGTCACGGCGGGCACAACGGCGTCCGAGACGTCGCCCTCGCCCTCACAACGGCGGAGTTCCCGCGCGTGCGCGTGGGCGTCGGACGCCCTCCTGGGCGTCAGGACCCGGCCGACTGGGTGCTCTCGCCGTTCGGTTCAGCCGAGCAGAAGACGCTGCCGATCTTGATCTCAGACGCGGCGGATGCTGTCGAGCAGCTGGTCGGCGACGGATTGCTCACAGCGCAGCAGAAGCACCACGCACCGCGCGGCTGA
- a CDS encoding succinate dehydrogenase iron-sulfur subunit, with translation MSEALVEPDLAAAAEAADAASDSGVQSYLVTFNIRRFDPEVDEEPRWVDYDVELYATDRVLDALHKIKWEVDGSLSFRRSCAHGICGSDAMRINGRNRLACKTLIKDLDISKPIYVEAIKGLPLEKDLIVDMEPFFASYREVQPFLIANSTPEKNKERVQSISDRAIYDDTTKCILCAACTSSCPIFWTDGQYFGPAAIVNAHRFIFDSRDDAADVRLDILNDKEGVWRCRTTFNCTEACPRGIEVTKAIAEVKQAVLRGGR, from the coding sequence ATGTCCGAGGCACTCGTGGAACCCGATCTGGCCGCCGCGGCAGAAGCCGCGGATGCAGCATCCGATTCCGGTGTTCAGTCCTACCTCGTCACCTTCAACATCCGTCGGTTCGACCCCGAGGTCGATGAGGAGCCGCGCTGGGTGGACTACGACGTCGAGCTGTACGCGACCGACCGCGTGCTCGACGCGCTGCACAAGATCAAGTGGGAGGTCGACGGTTCACTGAGCTTCCGGCGCTCCTGCGCCCACGGCATCTGCGGATCCGATGCCATGCGCATCAACGGCCGCAACCGGCTCGCCTGCAAGACGCTGATCAAGGACCTCGACATCTCGAAGCCGATCTACGTCGAGGCGATCAAGGGTCTGCCGCTCGAGAAGGACCTCATCGTCGACATGGAGCCGTTCTTCGCCTCCTACCGCGAGGTGCAGCCCTTCCTCATCGCGAACTCGACGCCGGAGAAGAACAAGGAGCGCGTGCAGTCGATCTCCGACCGCGCGATCTACGACGACACCACCAAGTGCATCCTGTGCGCGGCGTGCACCTCGTCGTGCCCGATCTTCTGGACCGACGGCCAATACTTCGGTCCGGCGGCGATCGTCAACGCCCACCGCTTCATCTTCGACTCGCGCGATGACGCGGCCGACGTGCGCCTGGACATCCTCAACGACAAAGAGGGCGTGTGGCGCTGCCGCACGACCTTCAACTGCACCGAGGCGTGCCCCCGCGGCATCGAGGTCACCAAGGCCATCGCCGAGGTCAAGCAGGCCGTTCTGCGCGGCGGACGCTGA
- a CDS encoding YihY/virulence factor BrkB family protein yields the protein MTETEPAKTASPSARDRRGVAAEAAREEQHLRERWELTQESLRERFDVPIERATKLTRRTMALFPVRVWRNFLQHEGFLLAAGVSYQTLFASFAAIYVAFAVVGLWLGNDDEAVSNLIDAINTFIPGLIGEHGVATVADVQEITTSMTGTLGITGAIALGTLIWTAIGAISFARRAVRGVFGIAPDRRNYFLLKSLDLLAAITFGVGLLIGTALSTMGTWALNTVFTLVGMSHTSTLFSASVRILTIAVLYVVNTALLAALFRFLTGTSLTWRRILPGAFLGASATTVLQLGFGLFLSYSPSNPLLVTFTVFIVLLLWFRLIGIVLLVAASWIAVAASDNHVALIPQTEAERLAKEHQALLLAAQVRLRTAVDERATAPWYRRWVADRAVRDAQEELKQVQDATPPAPVARKQKSVGADH from the coding sequence GTGACCGAGACCGAGCCTGCGAAGACGGCGAGTCCCAGCGCGCGTGACAGACGCGGCGTGGCCGCTGAGGCTGCGCGCGAAGAGCAGCATCTGCGCGAGCGCTGGGAACTCACGCAGGAGAGCCTGCGCGAGCGGTTCGACGTGCCCATCGAGCGGGCCACGAAACTGACCCGCCGCACCATGGCGCTGTTTCCGGTGCGCGTGTGGCGCAACTTCCTGCAGCACGAGGGCTTCCTGCTGGCCGCAGGCGTCAGCTATCAGACCCTGTTCGCCTCGTTCGCGGCGATCTACGTGGCGTTCGCCGTCGTCGGCCTGTGGCTGGGCAACGACGACGAGGCCGTATCGAACCTGATCGACGCCATCAACACCTTCATCCCCGGCCTTATCGGCGAGCACGGCGTAGCCACCGTCGCAGATGTGCAGGAGATCACCACCAGCATGACGGGCACGCTGGGGATCACAGGCGCCATCGCCTTGGGTACCCTGATCTGGACCGCCATCGGCGCGATCTCCTTCGCTCGCCGGGCCGTTCGCGGCGTCTTCGGCATCGCGCCTGACCGCCGCAACTACTTCCTTCTGAAGTCGCTGGATCTGCTCGCGGCGATCACCTTCGGCGTCGGTCTGCTAATCGGAACGGCCCTGAGCACCATGGGCACCTGGGCGCTGAACACCGTCTTCACTCTGGTCGGGATGAGTCACACGTCGACGTTGTTCAGCGCCAGCGTCCGTATCCTCACCATCGCCGTCCTTTACGTCGTGAACACGGCTCTGCTCGCCGCGCTGTTCCGCTTTCTCACCGGCACCAGCCTCACCTGGCGGCGCATCCTGCCAGGCGCGTTCCTCGGTGCCAGCGCGACCACGGTGCTGCAGCTCGGATTCGGTCTGTTCCTGAGCTACTCGCCGTCCAACCCTCTGCTGGTCACCTTCACTGTGTTCATCGTGCTGCTGCTGTGGTTCCGGCTGATCGGAATCGTGCTGCTGGTCGCCGCATCGTGGATCGCGGTGGCCGCATCCGACAACCACGTGGCACTGATCCCGCAGACCGAGGCCGAGCGCCTGGCGAAGGAGCATCAGGCACTGCTGCTTGCCGCCCAGGTGCGGCTGCGCACCGCGGTCGACGAGCGTGCGACCGCACCGTGGTATCGGCGCTGGGTGGCTGACCGCGCCGTACGGGATGCGCAGGAGGAGCTGAAGCAGGTGCAGGATGCCACGCCGCCTGCCCCCGTGGCCAGGAAGCAGAAGAGTGTCGGAGCCGATCATTAG
- a CDS encoding 50S ribosomal protein L25/general stress protein Ctc, with translation MSDDNKVHVDLRTNFGKGFARRLRAEGKIPAVVYGHGTDPVHVALPGHQVSLIIRRANALLDLDIDGKSQLALVKDVQKDPVRQIIEHIDLLVVKKGEKVVVEVPIVVTGESFSGTIVTVDVATIKLEVEATHIPEHLEVSVEGLEEGAHITAGDVKLPKGAALLDEPDVLLVAVSIPAAEVAEENAEEAAAAPAEQAAEAAAE, from the coding sequence ATGTCTGACGACAACAAGGTCCACGTCGACCTCCGCACCAACTTCGGCAAGGGCTTCGCCCGTCGCCTGCGCGCCGAGGGCAAGATCCCCGCGGTCGTCTACGGCCACGGCACCGACCCGGTGCACGTCGCACTGCCCGGCCACCAGGTCTCGCTGATCATCCGTCGCGCCAACGCGCTGCTCGACCTCGACATCGACGGCAAGTCGCAGCTCGCGCTGGTCAAGGACGTGCAGAAGGACCCGGTGCGCCAGATCATCGAGCACATCGACTTGCTGGTCGTCAAGAAGGGCGAGAAGGTCGTCGTCGAGGTTCCGATCGTCGTCACCGGCGAGTCGTTCAGCGGCACCATCGTCACGGTGGACGTCGCGACCATCAAGCTCGAGGTCGAGGCCACCCACATCCCCGAGCACCTCGAGGTCAGCGTCGAGGGCCTGGAGGAGGGCGCTCACATCACCGCCGGCGACGTGAAGCTGCCCAAGGGCGCTGCACTGCTCGACGAGCCCGACGTGCTGCTCGTCGCCGTCTCCATCCCGGCCGCTGAGGTCGCGGAGGAGAACGCTGAGGAGGCTGCCGCAGCTCCCGCTGAACAGGCCGCCGAGGCCGCCGCGGAGTGA
- a CDS encoding exodeoxyribonuclease III — MPHLRIASVNVNGIRAAVRNGLHGWLDAADVDILTLQEVRADDEHLEAAFPDWSIVHDKATAKGRSGVAVVSRHPALASRTTFGDDDFDSAGRWIETDFALGETPLTVVSAYVHSGEADTPKQDEKWKFLDAMEQRMSQLGADGALALVTGDLNVGHRPLDILNWKGNVKKSGFLARERAYFDRFLGTAGEPVVGQEGIGRGMVGQLSDTRAHAPEGEGKGLGWVDVGRAHHGEVEGPYTWWSMRGKAFDNDSGWRIDYHLATAPLAARATGYSIARAATYAERWSDHAPVIVDYTY, encoded by the coding sequence ATGCCTCATCTGCGTATCGCCTCAGTCAACGTCAACGGGATCAGAGCGGCGGTGCGCAACGGCCTGCACGGCTGGCTGGACGCCGCAGACGTCGACATCCTGACGCTGCAGGAGGTGCGTGCTGACGACGAGCATCTCGAGGCCGCGTTCCCCGACTGGTCGATCGTGCACGACAAGGCGACGGCGAAGGGCCGTTCAGGCGTCGCCGTCGTCAGCCGCCATCCTGCGCTGGCCTCACGCACGACCTTCGGTGATGACGACTTCGACTCCGCCGGCCGCTGGATCGAAACGGACTTCGCACTCGGCGAGACCCCCTTGACCGTCGTGAGCGCGTACGTGCACTCCGGCGAAGCCGACACGCCCAAGCAGGACGAGAAGTGGAAGTTCCTCGACGCCATGGAGCAGCGGATGTCACAGCTCGGCGCCGACGGCGCTCTCGCGCTGGTGACCGGCGACCTGAACGTGGGGCATCGACCGCTCGACATCCTGAATTGGAAGGGCAACGTCAAGAAGTCCGGCTTCCTGGCGCGGGAGCGAGCGTACTTCGACCGCTTCCTCGGCACCGCTGGCGAGCCCGTGGTCGGTCAGGAGGGAATCGGCCGAGGTATGGTCGGTCAGCTCAGCGACACGCGCGCGCACGCTCCGGAGGGCGAGGGCAAGGGACTCGGCTGGGTCGACGTGGGCCGCGCGCACCACGGCGAGGTCGAAGGGCCCTACACCTGGTGGTCGATGCGCGGCAAGGCGTTCGACAACGACAGCGGATGGCGGATCGACTACCACCTCGCCACCGCTCCCCTCGCGGCACGCGCGACCGGCTACTCGATCGCCCGAGCCGCCACGTACGCCGAGCGCTGGAGCGACCACGCGCCCGTCATCGTCGATTACACGTACTGA
- the gndA gene encoding NADP-dependent phosphogluconate dehydrogenase has product MGSNLARNLASREGNTVAVLNRSRVKTDELVAAHPEAGFVPAFSYEEFAASLVKPRTAIIMVKAGGPTDAVIDALTAVFEPGDIIVDGGNAFFPDTIRREKAVRETGINFVGAGISGGEEGALLGPSIMPGGSDESWVTLGPILKSIAAVAEGEPCVTHVGHDGAGHFVKMVHNGIEYADMQLIAEAYDLIRRGTGKTPAQIADIFADWNRGELESYLIEITAEVLRQIDATTGLPLVDVIVDQAGAKGTGAWTVQTALSLGVPVSGIAEATFARSLSSHPEQRAAAGGLPGPDEAFTVPDDQVEQFIEDVRLALYASKIVAYSQGFDEIRAGAAEYDWNIDLGATAKIWRGGCIIRAQFLNRIADAYAQTPDLPVLMAAPYFADALTRGQAAWRRVVIAAATAGIPAPAFSSSLSYYDGIRADRLPASLVQGQRDFFGAHTYRRTDKPGTFHTLWSGNRTEIEAEDTH; this is encoded by the coding sequence ATGGGGTCGAATCTGGCCCGTAATCTGGCCTCTCGCGAGGGCAACACGGTGGCGGTGTTGAATCGTTCCCGGGTGAAGACGGATGAGTTGGTGGCCGCGCATCCGGAGGCGGGGTTCGTGCCGGCGTTCTCGTATGAGGAGTTCGCCGCGTCGCTGGTGAAGCCGCGGACGGCGATCATCATGGTCAAGGCCGGTGGTCCCACTGATGCGGTGATCGATGCGTTGACGGCGGTGTTCGAGCCGGGTGACATCATCGTCGACGGTGGTAACGCGTTCTTCCCTGACACGATCCGCCGTGAGAAGGCGGTGCGGGAGACGGGCATCAACTTCGTCGGTGCCGGGATCTCCGGTGGCGAGGAGGGTGCCCTGCTGGGCCCGAGCATCATGCCGGGTGGGTCGGATGAGTCCTGGGTCACCCTCGGCCCGATCCTCAAGTCGATTGCGGCGGTCGCGGAGGGGGAGCCGTGCGTGACGCATGTCGGCCATGACGGGGCTGGGCATTTCGTGAAGATGGTGCACAACGGCATCGAGTACGCCGATATGCAGTTGATCGCGGAGGCGTATGACCTGATCCGCCGCGGCACCGGCAAGACCCCCGCGCAGATCGCGGACATCTTCGCGGACTGGAACCGGGGCGAGTTGGAGTCGTACCTGATCGAGATCACCGCCGAGGTGCTCCGCCAGATCGACGCCACCACTGGGCTGCCGCTGGTGGATGTCATCGTCGACCAGGCCGGCGCCAAGGGCACCGGCGCCTGGACCGTGCAGACCGCCCTCAGCCTGGGCGTGCCCGTCTCCGGCATCGCGGAAGCCACCTTCGCCCGGTCGCTGTCCTCCCACCCGGAGCAGCGCGCCGCTGCTGGGGGGCTGCCCGGCCCGGATGAGGCGTTCACCGTCCCGGACGACCAGGTCGAGCAGTTCATCGAGGATGTCCGCCTGGCGCTGTATGCGTCGAAGATCGTCGCCTACAGCCAGGGGTTCGATGAGATCCGTGCGGGCGCGGCCGAGTACGACTGGAACATCGACCTGGGTGCTACAGCGAAGATCTGGCGTGGCGGGTGCATCATCCGCGCCCAGTTCCTCAACCGCATCGCCGACGCCTACGCCCAGACCCCCGACCTGCCCGTGCTGATGGCCGCCCCCTACTTCGCCGACGCCCTCACCCGCGGACAAGCCGCCTGGCGGCGCGTCGTCATCGCCGCCGCCACCGCCGGCATCCCCGCCCCCGCCTTCAGCTCCTCCCTGTCGTACTACGACGGCATCCGCGCCGACCGCCTCCCCGCCTCCCTCGTCCAAGGCCAACGCGACTTCTTCGGCGCACACACCTACCGCCGCACCGACAAACCCGGCACCTTCCACACCCTCTGGTCCGGCAACCGCACCGAAATCGAAGCCGAAGACACCCACTGA
- the trpS gene encoding tryptophan--tRNA ligase — translation MQPSADSLQAGNYIGALLQWRDMQTSYDAFFSVVDLHAITVPQQPEELREKTRRTAAQYIAAGIEPSKSTLYVQSHVRAHAELAWILSTITGFGEAGRMTQFKDKSARYGQDSTSVGLFTYPVLMAADILLYQSELVPVGDDQKQHVELTRDLAERFNKRFGKAFTVPMPVIQKETARIYDLQNPSAKMSKSAESDAGVLWLLDDPAKSAKKIMRAVTDNEGSVRFDRENKPGVSNLLTIYAALSGRQVGSIEDEYAGRGYGDFKKGLAEVVVEEFGPVRERANELLADPAELDRILAVNAAKADAVADATLSDVYDKVGLLRRV, via the coding sequence ATGCAGCCCTCCGCCGACTCCCTCCAGGCCGGCAACTACATCGGGGCGCTCCTGCAGTGGCGTGACATGCAGACCTCGTACGACGCGTTCTTCTCGGTGGTCGATCTGCACGCCATCACGGTGCCGCAGCAGCCGGAGGAGCTTCGCGAGAAGACGCGGCGCACCGCCGCGCAGTACATCGCCGCCGGCATCGAGCCGTCGAAGTCCACGCTGTACGTGCAGTCGCATGTGCGTGCGCACGCGGAGCTCGCCTGGATCCTCAGCACGATCACCGGCTTCGGCGAGGCCGGTCGGATGACCCAGTTCAAGGACAAGTCCGCGCGCTACGGGCAGGACTCCACGTCGGTGGGCCTGTTCACCTACCCGGTGCTGATGGCAGCCGACATCCTGCTGTACCAGAGCGAGCTCGTGCCTGTGGGCGACGACCAGAAGCAGCACGTCGAGCTGACCCGCGATCTCGCTGAGCGGTTCAACAAGCGCTTCGGCAAGGCGTTCACTGTGCCGATGCCGGTCATCCAGAAGGAGACCGCGCGGATCTACGACCTGCAGAACCCCAGCGCGAAGATGTCGAAGTCGGCCGAGAGCGACGCCGGCGTGCTGTGGCTGCTGGATGACCCGGCCAAGTCCGCGAAGAAGATCATGCGCGCCGTGACAGACAACGAGGGCTCTGTGCGCTTCGACCGCGAGAACAAGCCGGGCGTCTCGAACCTGCTGACGATCTATGCGGCACTGAGCGGCCGCCAGGTCGGCTCCATCGAAGACGAATACGCGGGCCGTGGCTACGGCGACTTCAAGAAGGGCCTCGCAGAGGTCGTCGTCGAGGAGTTCGGTCCGGTGCGCGAGCGTGCGAACGAGCTGCTCGCCGACCCTGCCGAGCTCGATCGCATCCTCGCGGTCAACGCGGCGAAGGCGGATGCTGTGGCGGACGCCACGCTCTCCGACGTCTACGACAAGGTAGGGCTGCTGCGCCGTGTCTGA